The DNA window ACGGGTAGGAATGAGGCGTTCGGGCTCGTGGGTTAAGACGTGCAGAAAGCATCAGTGTTCGCCGCGGCCAGTATAATTGGCACTCCCGCCTCAAGGGCATCGGTACAAAACGTATGACGCAGGCTGTAGGGCACAGAATCATCGTCCATACCGAGTCGCTGCTTGAGTCGTCGGAACGTCTGGGCGATGTGATTCCTGTTCCATGGCGCGCCGGATTCGTTTCGAAAGATTGGCCCTGATGGATAGTGCAGGATCAGTTGTTGCGTAGCTCTGACCATGACGGGCGTCAGCCAGATGATCTTTGGCTTCGCGGTATGGCGTCGTGTCTTGTGCTGCTGAAGCACCCAGCACGAATTCTGTTCGTCGAAGTCAGCGGCAGTGACCTTCGAAATATCCCCGGGCCGGGCTCCGGTGTGTCGCAACGCATGCAGGAATCGGCGGAAAGAGGGGTTCGCCGACCTGAGAATCAGTGCTAGCTGATCCCTGCTCAACGTTGACTGCCGTGACTCGGTGTGCGGTTTTCGGAGATCCGAAAACGGATTCGACGAAATCAGGCCTTCCCGACGTGCCCAGTTAAAGCATGCTTTCAGATCGCGAACGAACGTTGCTTTGGACTGCGCCGACCATGACTTCCGCGTGGACAGGAACCGCGTGGCGTGGTTGAGGATCAGTTCCCGGATCTTTATCCGACCGGCGAACGCAGAGAAGAGGTTCAGGTGATGCTTCTTGAGTTCGTAGGTGGACGCCGCATGGTGCTCAAGCGAATAGTCCAGATACGCATCCATGATCACGGCACACTGATCCGAGTCCGCGGGGACGGAAGCCGCGGCCCGGAGCCGTTCGAACACCTCC is part of the Planctomycetaceae bacterium genome and encodes:
- a CDS encoding tyrosine-type recombinase/integrase; its protein translation is MREIMGRQARPYYRHHEGAWFATINGRPRQRLISGRNTAKDRKRAEEVFERLRAAASVPADSDQCAVIMDAYLDYSLEHHAASTYELKKHHLNLFSAFAGRIKIRELILNHATRFLSTRKSWSAQSKATFVRDLKACFNWARREGLISSNPFSDLRKPHTESRQSTLSRDQLALILRSANPSFRRFLHALRHTGARPGDISKVTAADFDEQNSCWVLQQHKTRRHTAKPKIIWLTPVMVRATQQLILHYPSGPIFRNESGAPWNRNHIAQTFRRLKQRLGMDDDSVPYSLRHTFCTDALEAGVPIILAAANTDAFCTS